The DNA window ttttccctttttttttttgctttgttgGGCACTATGTTCTCTGGAACATCGAGAGTGTTAGTTTGTtgtatgaattattttttagcaTAAGTTTAAACGTGCAAATATAGATAGATTCTAGGTCCTGGCCTGTATCTTTGAGATTGAGAgcatcaaattcaaaaaaaggATGGTAGCCTTGTGGTGCATAGAGAATGATAGTTGTGGTCCTTGTTTACTTGTTTGATAACTAATAGTTAACGTATATGCTTGTAATACAATATTAGGGCACCTAAAGggacaatttttcataaaaggcAAACACATTATGGATGCTACTCTTTTAGTCAGTGAATGTGTGGATTCTAGACTCAAAGGTGAAGATCCAGAGATCACGTGAAACCTAGCTATAGAGAACCCATTATGATCATGTCAACTGGGAGTTACTCCTCAaccttcttaaaaaaaatgggTTTTGGTGGAAGATGGTTAAAGTGGATGGTTTTGTATCAAAACTGTCAGGTTCTCAATTCTAGTCATAGGAGAATTTGCTGGAATTTTCCCTCAAAGAGAGAGGACTCTGGGAGACCCCcctctcttttccttttcatatTAGCTATGGAAGGTTTCAGTAGTATGACAAGGGGGACTATTCAGAACAGTTGGATAAAAGGTTTCAGGATAGGCAATCAAGCAGGTGAAGAGATGTAGATTTGCCTTTCATTATTGCTGATGATATCGTTGTTTTCTGAGATGCTAAAGCAGATTAGATCATGTACATCAGAATGATTTTGGTTATCTTTGAGGCAAATTTTGGTCCCATCTGTAAAATTGGAGTAAAAGTAGTATTTTCCCTGTTAAAGAAGTTCCACAAATTCAAAGTCTGTCCATGTTATATtgtgaagttttgatgatttaacaaactatGACATCTAGTTGGGGACCTGATCCCATGAGAGACTGGGAGTTTCAGGCAATGTGAAAAGGACAGTTGTAAAGCTGCAACCGCAGCCACAACTGCAATTGTTGGTGCGCCTCTTCAGTGGAATAGTACTCTCAGCCAATGCCGTTGCACTAGGTAGTTTGTCCAACTTATAATAGTCATCTTGTCAAGGGACATTACCTAGTTTTTGAATTGAAGAATTCCATACGGCAAAATCCACTCTCAAAAAGAAATACTCTCATATGCAGCAAGAGACCTGATCGAGTGATCTATCGTTCTCTTTAGTTGTTATATGAGTTTATTGTCTCGCGTTTATACATTGTAAGATCTATTCATATGTTAtaaaggaatcaaatcatttcGGTTGTAATCATTGTTAAAGTTTAAGTTGTAGCTAGAGTTAGCTATGTCATGTTCTTGAAGTCTACATTAACTAAACTTGTTGGTGTAGTAGCAATAGAGATATTACTTTGTTTCTGAGTAAGAGAGCTGTTACAAAGGGGGAAGGGATTAAGAGTTTAATTCCTAGGTTGCAAGAGTTTGTAATTTGAATCTTAACTCTTTGAAGTAATGGAATTGGCAAAATCTTGCGAGACGGGTTGTGATTTTCTCCTCCCTTAAGCAAGGGGGTTTACTCGTAAACATTATGTTTTgcttattttaagtttttctttgtgcATTGTTCTTACTatgtcaagggacctggtccattgACTTGTGGTGGATGCATATAAGTTATCAGTCCAATATCTTGAGTTGTAAAATTGAGGAATTCCCAACAACTTACTTGGGGCTGCCCTTTGGAAACAATCATAGGGAGCTAGAAATTTTGGGATGAGATTGTTGAAAAAACTAGCAGCGAGGCTCATATGGTGTTGAGAGCTTCACCTCGCTTTATGTCTTCAGTGTTTGTCACTAGTGTTCTAAGACATATTTTTCCTTGCCAATAAGCTTCTGCCGAAGAGGcgacactaaacaattgatatttcactttatcataattttttttcaatttctttggtaatatgtttgttattcatgattataattattagtcttggaataagcatatatatttgtacttttttctccctttgtgccttttttcattaaagcccacgctttatttgcgcttaaagccccaatggaccttagagcttttttgcgcGTTTCGCCTTTCCTAACACTTGAAAAAACTAGCCAATNCTAGCAGCGAGGCTCAAATGGTGTTGAGAGCTTCGCCCGCTTTATGTCTTCAGTGTTTGTCACCAGTGTTCTAAGACATAtttttccttgccaatgagctTCTGCCGAAGAGGcgacactaaacaattgatatttcactttatcataaatttttttcaatttctttggtaatatgtttgttattcatgattataattattagtcttggactaagcatatatatttgtatttttttctccctttgtgccttttttcattaaagcccacactttatttgcgcttaaagccccaatggaccttagagcttttttgcgctTTTTGCCTTTGCTAACACTTGAAAAAACTAGCCAATTGGAAAGCCCAGTGTTTATCTCTTGGAGGAGGTAGCACTCTTATCAACTCAATATTGGATTCTTTGCCAACATATGTCATGTCCTTATTTTCAATGCCTTCAGGTGGAGGATAGACTAGACAAGTTGAGGACTTTCTATGGTTGGGTAATAAGGAGGGCAGAGGTATTCACCTAGTGAAATGGCAAACTGCTCAGCTTAGCTGAGCAGACAATATGGTTGACTTGGTATTAGTAATCTGGGCTTCAGAACAGATGCTTATCGAAAAAATGGAGGTTTGTTGGTGAGGATCTTGCACTCCGGAAGGAAGTAATTATAAACAGATATGGGCAGAGTGACTATTGGTGTTCTAATATAGTATCTGGCACCTATGGGTGTCCGTGTGGAGGACAATTTGGAACTTATGGTCTATGTTGGCTGGGAATATAGACTGTAGTGTGGGGAATGACACCTAGATCCTTTTTCGGTGAGATAAATGGATTGGACATAAGCCTTTGATCTCATTTCCGGAACTGTTCTCATTCTGTAGCAACTCTGAAGCATCAATAGTTGACACTTGGTCCCCTCAAGGGTGGAATCTCACATTCAGAAGGCACTTAAATGATCGAGAAGTGGGTAGATTTGTTGAGTTACTACAAGTGCTTAGTGGTTTCTTAGGTTTATCTACAGGATCAGACACAATGAGGTGGAAGCATGATAGTGATGACTAGTTCTCAGTAAGAAGACTCTAGAGAAATGAAGTGGTGGAGAAACCAGGGGGGAGGGGGCATACAAGGTCCTTGGAAAGAGATTTGGAAGTGCAGTGTCCCAAACAAGGTGAAATGTTTCACTTGGTTGGTGAGCAGAAGAGCATGTCTCACTGATGAAAAATTGGAAAGGAGGGGCTTTCTGATAGTATCCAGATGTTTTTTTGGCAAGGAGAATGAGGAAACTAATAATCATCTGTTTCTTCATTGGAAGATTGTATCACAGATCTGGTCTGTGTTTCCAAGTATATCTCAAGCAAATTGGGTAAGGCCTGAACACATTGCTGACCTACTTATGCATAAGGAGTGGAGGGAGGGAACAAGAGTCAGAAGAAATAGTGGAAGATAATACCATATTGCATATAGTGGTCAGTATAGAGAGAAGAAACAACAGATGCTTTGATGATATCTCTAACCCAATctagaaaatcaaagaaaattgtatgaatattttgtatttttggtgtaaagaaagGGTCTAGAAATAGCAGAACAGTTAGTAGACTTTTTAGGATCTTTGTAATTACTGTAATTTCCTTCTGCTTGTTTGTTTGGATCCTATAACTTTTTGGAGGTTGCCAGCAtgtccttaatgctgaagaatacaacttAACCATTCTAAAAAGACATGGTTAAGATCATCAACTTCCCAAAATATAAACATTGTCAAGTGTGTCAAGCCTTTACGGCTAAAAATAGCATGGATGTTGTAGTTTAGTTCATCTCTTCAGTGCACATGTTGGGTTTGTTTAGGTTTGTCCTTGATGAGCCAGTTGTATTTTTATCACTCTAGAAGGTACCGATTAGGTGTTCCTGCTGTAAATTTCATGTGGCACTTTCAACTCATCATAAAGTATATTTGTAGCGCTGAAAGCATTTGCTAGTTGCACTTGCACacttttgttttgaattttgcTCACCTTTCACATGCAAATACTCTTTGATTTGCTACTTCTTGAAATTGAGAAATTGACAAGGTTTTCCACATGGTACACATGGCATGAAGTTTGGGCTGAAACAGCCCGTCATGTGTCTAAGATTGTGAACCTCCCTTTAATATAGAACTTTGTCTGGTATGTCTGCTAGCTAGCCCTTTCAGCATTTGCTAGTTGCACACTTTTGTTCTGAATTTTGCTCATGCGAGTACTCTTTGATTTGTTACTTCTTGAAATTGAGAAATTGACAAGGTTTTCCACATGGTACACATGGCATGAAGTTGGGCTGAAACTGCCCGTCATGTGTCTAAGAATGTGAACGTCCCTTTAATATAGAACTTTGTCTGGTATGTCTGCCAGCTAGCCCTTTCAGCATTTGCTAGTTGCACAATTGTGTTCTGAATTTTGCTCATGCAATACTCTTTGATTTGTTACTtcttaaaattgagaaattgacAAGGTTTTCCACATGGTACAACACATGGCATGAAGTTTGGGCTGAAACAGCCCGTCATGTGTCTAAGAATGTGAACGTCCCTTTAATATAGAACTTTGTTTGGTATGTCTGCTAGCTAGCCCTTTCAGCATTTGCGAGTTGCACACTTTTTGTTCTGAATTTTGCTCACCTGCACATGCAAATACTCCTTTGATTTGTTACTTCTTGAAATTGAGAAATTGACAAGGTTTTCTACATGGTACACATGGCATGAAGTTTGGGCTGAAACAGCCCATCACGTGTCTTTAAGAATGTGAACCTCCCTTTAATATAGAACTTTGTCTGGTATGTCTGTTGGCTAGCCCTTTCAGCATTTGCGAGTTGCACACTTTTGTTCTGAATTTTGCTTACCTGCACATTCAAATATTCTTTGATTTGTTACTTCTTGAAATCGAGAAATTGAGAAGGTTTTCCACATGGTGCACATGACATGAAGTTTTTTAGCCTGTCACGTGTCTAAGAATGTGAACGCCCCTTTAATATAGAACTTTGTCTGGTATATCTGCTAGCTATCCCTTTCAGCATTTGCGAGTTGCACACGTTTGTTCTGAATTTCGCTCACCTGCACATGCAAATACTCTTTGATTTGTTATTCTTGAAATTGAGAAATTGACAAGATTTTGCACATGGTACACATTGCATGAAGTTTGGGCTGAAACATCCCGTCATGGGTCTAAGAATGTGAAATGTCCCTTTAATGTAGAACTTTGTCTGTTATGTCTGCTAGCTAGCCCTTTCAGCATTTGCAAGTTGCAGACTTCTGTTCTGAATTTCGCTCACCTGCACATGCAAATACTGTTTGATTTGTTACTTCTTGAAATTTAGAAAGTGACAAGGTTTTTCACTTGGTACACATGGCATGAAGTTTGGGCTGATACCTCCCGTCATGTGTCTAAGAATGTGAACGTCCCTTTAGTATAGAACTTTTCTGGTATCTCTGCCTCCTCATCCTATAATGGAGACAAGAACACCAACTTGAATTTTCTTTACCTTAGTtgtctttattttcttcatcttaTTTGTATTCATGTCTTGCTTGTTGCTCTTTTTGATAAggtaattattttcattaatgattgGAGAAATCCCATAATACAAGCCATAtaccaaaaaacaaaaacagagAATGTAAACCAAAATATTGTTCTCCACGAAAGGAAAACCAATCATCTATAAAACAGGCACCTTATGGGCGGTGTCAtcttatttgtatttatgtcTTGCTTGTTGCTTTAGtagtttttatgattattatttatgttttgatgCATCATTTCACTTCTTGTGGCTAATGATGCACTTGATTTCATTGGACTAACAGGTTGGTGCAAAAGATCACCAGCGTTTCCAAGCATCTTATGCAATTTTGCTGAAGGCCCGCTTGACTGCACTAAAGAAGAGGGAGAGGAAGGACAAGAGGAAGGCTACTGATTCTGACAAAAAGATGGATATTTCGAAAAAGAAATCTGCTGCTGCTAAAGCCTCTACATGAACTTTAGTCCTTTGGTTCATTTCCCCCATTTTGTTTCTAGGATAGAGTTGTAGGATTTGAACCCCGTCCGTTTGGGGTGACAAGTCTGAAACTGCATTACAACTCCAACTGCATAGAATGAAGAAAGGAGGTGTTTTTACTCAATTTGATTATTCACATCTAAATTAGTCAAACTTTCTAAAGAGCTTGTTGGGTTATGAAACATTTGAAGAAATTTTGTCATAATCTTGATCTTTAATTCCTTGAACAACAGCTTTGGCAATTGACAGTAGAGGGGACCAAATTAAGAGTAGTATGCTTACCTAACTTTAATTTCATGTCAACTGCATATGATCATACTTTTGGTTGTGGGAacttaaaatgacattttttgcttctttttgttaGACCAGTTTTTTGTTTTCCCCACTGTTCCAAAACCATTTTGTCATGAAATAGGCACATTGTTTGGTgtgttttcatttaattttagtgGATGCTAGTTGCATAGCCCTTTGCATGTATGAATTAAGAGATCAGACATGAGGTCTAGTTGgtattttaattaggaaaagtGAACAATTGATAGTTGAGGTGTGTTTCGATAAATATTTGGTGATGATTTAAGTAGGAAATTTAAACACTTGAAAGTTTGGgtataaaactttaaaaaacgAAATATTTTAGGTGAGTTTTTGATCATCTCACTATTTATTAGTGTATTTCACTTTTTGTCTCCAAGTTGAATTAAACTATCAAAGTATAATTAAGAAgcaaagaagacttttgaatcttttgattttatattaaagaTGTGTTCTATGAGTCAAAATATCCTTAGtcttatgattttaaatatgtaCGTGGCATGTTGGTATGGGTGTAAAATGAGTGAGTTAAACTAGATTTGTGTAATTCAAAATGATCTGAGTTAATAAATAGACGGGCCAATAGTTACTTGGATTGAATGAGTTAAAAAGCGGATCATGAGTCAACatacatttataattttaatttgtttttagaacctaataaaattattatttttctttaaatcaaTTTATGCTAGAtatcaataaattttgatgGACTGAAATGAATTGAgctaataaatgaaaatataaattaatttcatGTGTGATTTATGATTTCATAAGCTAATTTTGTAACCTCCAAATATTAGGACTAAGGTGTAAAGAGctactaaatatagaaaataacaattttctttaaaacaagttaaaattaaaatgacaagaaaagaaacaatatCTGGATGTTTTGACCAGAAAAGTTGAAAGAAAGAGAAGGATAATGCTATTGCTTTAAATGATTTGAGGCAAATTCTATGATAGTTGCGTGAAAGTTCAGTAAAGCCCActaatatttacttttattaaagTAGTCCCTCTACAAGTCTTCACAATATATCAAGACACCTTGCTAATACCAACCAGGATTGTGATGAAACAAATAAGATATATTTCATccattattaataaaaaaaaatagaatttaagtTTTGAGTATCAATCAGGACTTTAATCATGTGAAAGTTGGGAAGACATttggagaaataaaaaaaaagcacTTTGTTAATGGCATAACATGGAATCATTGAAATTAACTTAGCTTCAAAAGAGAACAATCAgaatttacatatgaaataattgCCTGCCCAGGATAAATTCAATTGCTTTTGTTCCAAGCTTAGTGACTAGTGATTTTACATTATAATagatcattttcatcaattgtAATATAGTTAACATTTCTTATTTTACCAATAACAATTGCGTAGTTTTTAGTatcaataaatatacatattaataaagagtgtcCAAAACCTTTATGATCGGTATTAGTTATTTGTCATTGGATCCAATATCGCTATAGGCTTTAGGGGCATTTACAAAAAGTTCTAGCTAATTACTGcgaaaaatacatatttagcaataattaaattatttattaattaattgcctctaaagattaaaaaaaaatttgtagtAAATATTCCTTCATCTTCAATCAAAAGTCTTGAGTTCGAGTCTTCTGCTAACCTCAAAAGTCTTTGCAATTATCAAAAGCTTCAAGGATTTCTTGTGATCAAGTgatctttttaattaataagcTAGGACCTTATGAGTTATGACATAACCATATCCTTCCTAATTTATTACAACacccaaaataataaaaattaaacgtACCTATACCTAAAATCCCCCAACACTAAAATTGCTGAATCTTAAACAATAATTCGACTTTTTTGCTTCTATAAATACTTATTATATCATTTAGTACCATCAAACAACAAGCTTCTTTTATCCTctccaaattaaaaaaaaaatgattattttttcttcaagaaatttgttgattttgttattaATATGTACTATAGCTATAGTTGTAATTCCAAAATTAGCGTCGACACAATATTGTGGATGTACAGAAGGATTGTGTTGCAGTAGATGGGGTTATTGTGGCAGCGGAAAAGCTTATTGTGGACAAGGTTGTCAAGGAGGGCCTTGTTATACTTCTTcgacaaaaaattacaatcataataataataacaatagaGTTTCTGATATTGTTAGTGAATCATTTTTCAATGGAATTGCAAATCAAACTTCTTCAAATTGTGAAGGCAAAGGATTTTACACAAGATCTGTGTTTCTTGAAGCTTTAAAGTCTTATCCTGAATTCGCAACGACTGATTTTTCTGATGATGATAATAAGCGTGAAATTGCTGCTTTCTTTGCTCATGTCACACATGAGACTGGACgtaagtcatttttcttaaaattttatcatATGCTTAATTTTAGTAActatctttgttttttttaaaaaaaattgttttcttgGATTCTTCATGTGATATGTCTTGTCAATTATGAGCCATCTTCTTATATGTTTNCTGAATTCGCAACGACTGATTTTTCTGATGATGATAATAAGCGTGAAATTGCTGCTTTCTTTGCTCATGTCACACATGAGACTGGACgtaagtcatttttcttaaaattttatcatATGCTTAATTTTAGTAActatctttgtttttttttaaaaaattgttttcttgGATTCTTCATGTGATATGTCTTGTCAACTATGAGCCATCTTATTATATGTTTCATGTTATATGACGTTATTTGAGCAAAAGTTACTGAGTTCAACCTAACCTATTACCTGTGCCCGGCCTTCTAGCAACATTTCCACACTTAACactatagtttattttattttttgacattaTGCAGAAATGTGTTACATAAATGAGATAAATGGTTCATCTAGGGACTATTGTGACATGACAAACTCAGAGTACCCTTGTGTCTCTGGCCAAAATTATTATGGTAGAGGACCAATCCAACTATCATGGAACTTCAACTATGGTCCGGCTGGAAAAGACATCGGATTTGATGGCCTTAACGACCCTGATATTGTGTCTAGAGATAGTTTAATATCATTCAAAACTGCCTTATGGTACTGGATGAACACTTGCCATCCTCTGTTAACTTCTGGGCAAGGTTTCGGGGCAACGATTCGAGCTATTAATGGTCCTCTTGAGTGTGATGGTGCCCTTCCTCAGCCTGTTGCTAGAAGGGTTCAACATTATGTTCAGTATTGCCACCAACTTGGTGTAGATACTGGGGATAATCTCACTTGTTAGAACACTTGAAAAAGGTTCCTATATTAGAAATGTAATGGGAAgtgttattttcatttatatatatatatgaatgaaaAAACTATATGTATACCAAATTATAAATAGTACTATTTATTGAAGTCTAGATATATTACATAGTTTGATTTGTCTAGGCTAACATAATACCtacaatttatacatattattagCCTAATTGAAGGCATATGACATTTATTATGGTGAAACAGGGGttgattttttatatgattactcaattaatagttattatctcagaacgtcactctttttttttttaattctaatttgtTTTATTAAGATGTGACTTCAGTGACCATATGGGAAATCAACTCGGTGAAAAAGACCCTTATGTCATGACCTGCCACTTTGCCTTTCAAATTTGGCATAAAAATAAGGAGTAAGAATCTAGAGTTATGGAGAGGTTAGTGGAAGACTCTAGAATTAAGTCCGTGACACTTAACTCCAATCAACTCAATCTGTGAAAAGGGCCATATGGGAAATCAACTTGTTATTCATAGAAGTTGCTCAAAGAGAGTTgtaacattaaattttaagaaaggaGTTTTTCATGTAAAAATACTTGTGCAAATTTTACTTTTGAGATAGTAGGTCGCAACAAACTAACATTATTTATatctttgttaaaaaaaaatcatacatcTTCTATGGATATTTTAACTTGATTTGAAGCTTAAACTACTTTTGATTTGTGGTTAAGGATCAGTTATTTAAGAGATCCTAATTACAGAAACTGGGCCAAAAAACCATTTGATATAAGTTGTGCTAGTAACCCTAGCTAACAATTATTGGGGTCAAACTCTCCTATTGTACATACAGGGTGAATAAATAGTGAGTATTTATCAAAAATACTAAGGTCTCGAATTTGAGTCTTGTGTATGGAAAATATCCTATTGGAAGCGCTATCGTTCGAATGAGCCCTGTAATGTGTGATCCAGATTAAGTCAAGAGCTTTAAAATACATGTAATGAATGAGTTTAGTTGAATCTCGTCCATTAAAACTTATTGAGTGGAGATTGTATAACTTTGGTTTCAAAAAGTGTGTTATGTCTCCTGCccaaattaagatttttttcatttttttttaaattctttgtaAAAAATTTGAAGGTACATAGAAATTAAGATTGTTTACCTTGTTAAATGAGAATTCGATTTCAACCTTGTAATCCCTTCCCTTATTTTTCACTCAAAAAGTTTGATAAAAAACAAGTGTTTAATGAATAGGGGAGGTCAAATccaaatctttatttttttaaagttaatgtTACAAATTCAataatctttttcattttttcttgagTTAATGACAAATTAAGAATATCGATATCAATTGTACACGCTCACCTTAAATTAAGGTAGACATAAAATTACATGTAGTGGAAGGGGTTTAGTTGAATCTTGTccgtcaaaaaattatataggacctgtttggaaggacaccctggtaattggatttggtgtaattggtaTAACTACACTGTCTTTCCTGTTTGATTGGACAGGGTAATTACGTGGTTAGcaggtaattggtgtaattggcaGGGGATAATTACACTCTCCAATTCACATGCAGATACTGTGAATTGttggtaattacatggtgtaattaccagctgattactttttattttattttttaattctatttttatttttttgttttttgtttttttcacttctattattttaagttctatttttatttttattattctaaaaatttctagaagtttattttttattttatattattatatttcattttcttctcgtTCTCAACCTTACTTCACGTGATTCTATGCAATtttttcgtattatctatttctttatgccatgcttattttctcattagcattattttattagtattctaatttttaaattaaaatagaatttattgttaagtaaggttatagacttacgttttcttttttttaaaaaaaaataaaataaataaatcatatttatgtatgctatgttgaaatttgctataagagtattatgttaaattttttgttttgaatttataacttatgttatattttcagtttcatttgttttagtaatattgaattcacattgcaagccattttttaattagacctgatagattatttttttgtcgaatatttaataatttgtgacatattatttatatattaatctttttatcaaacatgcatttcacgatgttcgtagaaacttcatacttttaatttttatgatcaattcaattgaaatatattaatttgaaaaaatataaatcaataattttttcataatattagttaagagCATATGTTTATtaagtaatatattttcaaaaaagaatatatctcttaaatatttaatttaatattatttataaagtttcttatttgtctagtataaattttaaataattaatttttatttttaaaatttaatataattttatgattgcaattcTGCATTCAAACACAATatgtgtaattacattgtgACATCCAAAcaggacatgtgtaattacagtgtaattacactatCGCAACCAAACATGTCAGTGTAATTACTATactgtgtaattactaggctgaTAATTACTATCCTAGTAATTAtaccaattccaattaccaagtggctttccaaacagaccctttTAACTTGTGTAACCTTGGTGTCAAATAAGAGATTCAAAAAGTATTATGTCTCATGTCCAAATCAaagttttttttacttttatttcaGAGTTTTAATAGGTTTAAAATGgtcaataaatttattattaaattcttCGTCCAAATTTGAAAGGTAAATAGATATTaggaacttttattttattgaatgacggttcaatttcaacattacaatcCCTgacccaatttttatttttatttaagaaaaaactcAAAAGAATTGATGAAAAACAAGTGTCCTTTcactttaatatttaaaaaaatgatacccAAACTTTGTCCTTTCactttaattttaaagttagtTTTACAAATTCAataatctttttcatttttctcgaGTTAATATATCAGAGGTTcatttataatatttgaaaGTCAAAAGTATTATAACTTAATGAACAtgatataacaagttaaatccaaaacaaaaaaatagacaaattaAATTATCACACTATTGGAAatctttattatttcttataacatatgaatttttttaaaatagcacAATCATTTTTGTGTATAATCATAGACTCCTAATTAATTATGCAGTGACCATTATAACAAAGGGGTGTCACACTACCACAAAATTGAGCACAATCCTTATTTGTTTTGCATGGTTCACCTATCAAGGATGAACTTTCCACACTCTGCaaacctaaaaaataatttaaaaaaacaacttttttatCATATAGTATTATTGATAGATCACatgttgaaaataatcaaaatatgattttaatatGCAATATATCTTCTTAGGAATAATATTGTgaaaatgaatttatatttcaaaatccCAAACATGAAGTTGATTTTGTATTACTGATTAAATATTTACCATTCAATTGTGACTTTAATCATgattaaatatttatcattcaaTTGTGATTTTAATCATACTAACGTATatgaaattttatgattttaa is part of the Solanum stenotomum isolate F172 chromosome 8, ASM1918654v1, whole genome shotgun sequence genome and encodes:
- the LOC125873171 gene encoding endochitinase PR4-like, translating into MIIFSSRNLLILLLICTIAIVVIPKLASTQYCGCTEGLCCSRWGYCGSGKAYCGQGCQGGPCYTSSTKNYNHNNNNNRVSDIVSESFFNGIANQTSSNCEGKGFYTRSVFLEALKSYPEFATTDFSDDDNKREIAAFFAHVTHETGQMCYINEINGSSRDYCDMTNSEYPCVSGQNYYGRGPIQLSWNFNYGPAGKDIGFDGLNDPDIVSRDSLISFKTALWYWMNTCHPLLTSGQGFGATIRAINGPLECDGALPQPVARRVQHYVQYCHQLGVDTGDNLTC